In Gemmatimonadales bacterium, a single window of DNA contains:
- the folP gene encoding dihydropteroate synthase, which translates to MKVTPLAAASREAVRAVLRAGGFEEWKADAAAQGTEPAALHLSGLDAGTREALVAYAGGKLGLDILTTDSGAVISGSRARLQALARPWVGPPELAEVAFQVGLALPMELPSTWITATGMIDLDRPVIVGIINVTPDSFSDGGRLPTVEAAVARAEALLEGGATVLDVGGESTRPGQPEPVPAAEEMTRVVPVVEALRHRWPELPLSVDTVKAATARAVLAAGASAINDVSGLRLDPEMAAVVAATGAGIVLMHSRGDLATMASYDGADYGGDVVGGVVDELRQAVDRATSAGIGADRIVVDPGFGFSKTVEQNILLADQLAALHALGRPLLVGPSRKRFLGAVTARDVADRDRATAAFCALTYARGARLFRVHEPAAVRDALTVAHALGAAH; encoded by the coding sequence GTGAAGGTGACTCCGCTCGCCGCGGCCTCGCGGGAGGCGGTGCGGGCGGTACTCCGGGCTGGAGGCTTCGAGGAATGGAAGGCTGATGCGGCCGCTCAGGGAACTGAGCCGGCCGCATTGCATTTGTCGGGGCTCGACGCCGGCACCCGGGAGGCGCTGGTGGCCTACGCGGGGGGCAAACTCGGCCTGGACATCCTGACCACCGACTCGGGAGCCGTCATCAGCGGGAGCCGGGCGCGGTTGCAGGCGCTGGCCCGCCCCTGGGTCGGGCCCCCCGAACTCGCGGAGGTCGCATTCCAGGTCGGTCTCGCGCTCCCGATGGAACTTCCCTCGACCTGGATTACCGCCACCGGCATGATCGACCTCGACCGGCCGGTGATCGTCGGGATCATCAACGTCACCCCCGACAGTTTCAGCGATGGTGGACGGCTCCCGACCGTTGAGGCCGCCGTCGCCCGCGCGGAGGCGCTGCTCGAAGGTGGCGCGACCGTCCTCGATGTCGGTGGCGAGTCGACCCGGCCCGGTCAGCCGGAGCCCGTGCCCGCGGCGGAGGAGATGACGCGGGTCGTGCCCGTGGTGGAGGCGCTGCGGCACCGGTGGCCGGAGTTGCCCCTGTCGGTGGACACCGTGAAGGCGGCCACCGCCCGTGCTGTTCTCGCCGCGGGGGCGTCGGCCATCAACGACGTTTCCGGTTTGCGGCTCGATCCCGAGATGGCGGCGGTCGTGGCGGCCACGGGAGCGGGGATTGTCCTGATGCATTCGCGCGGCGACCTCGCCACGATGGCCTCCTACGACGGCGCAGACTACGGCGGTGATGTGGTCGGCGGGGTCGTCGATGAGTTGCGCCAGGCGGTGGATCGGGCCACGTCCGCGGGTATCGGCGCCGACCGGATTGTCGTGGATCCCGGCTTCGGCTTTTCGAAGACCGTTGAACAGAATATTTTGCTCGCCGACCAGTTGGCGGCATTGCACGCGCTCGGGCGGCCCCTGCTCGTGGGACCGTCCCGCAAACGCTTCCTCGGCGCGGTCACGGCGCGCGACGTCGCCGATCGCGACCGGGCCACCGCCGCCTTCTGCGCACTGACGTACGCGCGGGGCGCCCGCCTCTTTCGCGTCCACGAACCTGCCGCGGTGCGCGATG